Proteins encoded by one window of Nasonia vitripennis strain AsymCx chromosome 5, Nvit_psr_1.1, whole genome shotgun sequence:
- the LOC100119184 gene encoding uncharacterized protein KIAA1841 homolog, which translates to MYPNLFKQLNLPKLYNDVSKPSDISSQIEACEKKLSEKVHSREEEEHYPELSVKTFFDFMRTAYQVNESFEEFASTLTANSEIDWSALAKVSLNLGGKDSELKIEDGVKESKDVDTFIGKESSTLLVTSETQSDPLNADQIECSVTYQQCSDNNQSLKDEDSTEVHFINKSKSLSAISYTENKKESLLSKVMKRCLSDVLHEGLLDSVLPYMLPKPTFSQPIIKNSAITEPRKVASVTNGFENRVVNAIVGSKEKDKEKSKQKKCMETEVEIHVCDEAKNIKKDFRCPQRLLVQKMCYFADVTAGQKLEEMDISVHCDIVIFDWLMRWVKKDIIKKSEWPILEANNVVPIMVSASFLQMEPLLDNCLTYCHNNMSDILKTTTILTCLNDTLLTRLADLFTNADVEAIKDKKDKIQSRLFCKLIMTLANPKPDNKRGHSGSLATLFKCLKCEKNVVRSVSNLVPCVPSNMKIDSKGNLHSKHTRDMTWNLNDYIVSLRSELRSWRKVYWRLWGDCHFLFCRQCGIYFPINQMDWCSYHPENPQFFINEQQRATPFPLGRYPCCSQRAYRFQAITNRDGCRFREHVPEIISEKDENIINVFLAYREIISIEAPQLFFPEKITRLVARDPLLPPGKLACKETFWWEGIEIVPPRPKLGLLGKIWGGSGLRKPCQTLQKAVKKVRRQVSQITDISSAASSETFSDEDDEASHDCNSSFDEESLDSDESGDWETTEFASKKKKKTKSSILRRCEGMGSWSQNLSIRYNQDNQRDFEEKAAAQMVALLTKRTILERNLRPKSHSIGKYNIWNNNTQPIGGSYIRLEAEFLNQCAQNNKSKNTILTKGTTRIKSSK; encoded by the exons atgtatccTAATTTATTCAAGCAATTGAACTTACCAAAACTTTATAATGATGTTTCTAAACCTAGCGACATTTCATCTCAAATTGAAG CATGCGAGAAGAAACTGTCAGAGAAGGTGCATTCTCGAGAAGAAGAGGAACATTATCCAGAACTGTCAGTAAAGACGTTCTTTGACTTTATGAGAACAGCATACCAAGTAAACGAGAGTTTTGAAGAATTTGCGAGTACTTTGACCGCTAACAGTGAAATCGATTGGTCTGCATTAGCAAAAGTTTCATTAAATTTAGGCGGAAAAGATAGCGAATTAAAAATAGAAGATGGAGTGAAGGAAAGTAAAGATGTAGATACGTTTATTGGAAAG GAGTCAAGTACTTTACTGGTAACTTCAGAAACACAATCTGATCCATTGAATGCAGATCAAATAGAATGCTCAGTCACCTATCAACAATGCAGCGATAACAATCAATCTTTAAAAGATGAAGATTCCACTGAAGtacattttattaataaatcgaAAAGTTTATCAGCAATCTCATACACAGAAAACAAAAAGGAGTCTTTGCTGTCAAAAGTTATGAAAAGATGTTTAAGCGATGTGCTTCATGAAGGATTATTGGATTCTGTTCTTCCATATATGCTTCCTAAACCAACGTTTTCACAgccaattattaaaaattctgCAATAACAGAGCCCAGAAAAGTTGCTTCTGTTACTAATGGCTTTGAAAATCGAGTGGTCAATGCCATAGTTGGCAGTAAAGAGAAAGATAaggaaaaaagtaaacaaaaaaaatgcatGGA AACCGAGGTGGAGATTCATGTATGCGATGAAgcgaaaaacatcaaaaaagaTTTTCGTTGTCCTCAACGATTACTTGTACAGAAAATGTGTTACTTTGCCGATGTAACCGCGGGTCAAAAACTGGAAGAAATGGATATTTCAGTACACTGtgatattgttatttttgattGGCTCATGCGTTGGGTCAAAAAagatatcatcaaaaaatcaGAGTGGCCCATACTTGAAGCCAACAATGTGGTACCAATAATGGTCTCTGCATCTTTTCTTCAAATGGAACCACTATTGGACAATTGCTTAACTTACTGCCATAATAATATgtcagatattttaaaaactactaCAATTTTAACATGTCTGAATGATACTCTTTTAACAAGACTGGCTGATCTATTTACTAATGCAGATGTTGAAGCCATAAAAGATAAGAAAGATAAAATTCAAAGTagacttttttgtaaattaatcATGACTTTAGCTAATCCAAAACCAGATAATAAACGTGGTCATTCTGGATCTTTAGCAACACTTTTTAAATGTTTGaagtgtgaaaaaaatgtagTTAGATCAGTATCAAATCTAGTACCTTGTGTACCTAGTAATATGAAGATTGACAGCAAAGGAAATCTGCACAGTAAGCATACTAG GGACATGACGTGGAATTTAAATGACTACATAGTTAGTCTTAGATCAGAATTACGTTCATGGCGTAAAGTTTATTGGAGACTATGGGGTGattgtcattttttattttgtcgcCAATGTGGAATTTATTTCCCCATCAATCAAATGGACTGGTGCTCTTATCACCCTGAAAATCCACaatttttcatcaatgaaCAACAAAGAGCAACTCCTTTTCCATTAGGAAGGTATCCCTGTTGCAGTCAACGAGCTTATAGATTTCAGGCTATAACAAATAGGGATGGGTGTAGATTTAGA GAGCACGTACCGGAGATAATTTCAGAAAAGGACGAAAATATTATTAACGTTTTTCTTGCATACAGAGAAATTATATCGATTGAGGCTCCACAATTATTTTTCCCGGAAAAAATCACGCGATTAGTGGCTCGAGATCCATTACTTCCACCAGGGAAACTGGCATGCAAAGAAACATTTTGGTGGGAAGGTATTGAGATTGTACCTCCTAGACCGAAACTTGGTCTCCTGG GAAAAATCTGGGGTGGATCAGGTCTTCGAAAGCCTTGTCAAACTTTACAAAAAGCAGTGAAAAAAGTGCGGCGTCAAGTATCTCAAATTACAGATATTTCTTCAGCAGCATCTTCCGAAACTTTTAGTGATGAAGATGATGAAGCTAGTCATGATTGTAACAGTAGTTTTGATGAAGAATCTTTAGATAGTGATGAGTCAGGTGATTGGGAAACAACGGAATTCGCatctaagaaaaaaaagaaaacaaagtcTAGTATACTACGAAG aTGTGAAGGAATGGGATCTTGGAGTCAAAATTTATCCATAAGGTACAATCAAGATAATCAAAGAGACTTTGAAGAGAAAGCAGCAGCACAAATGGTAGCATTATTAACTAAAAGAACTATATTGGAACGTAACTTGCGCCCAAAAAGTCACTCCATAGGAAAATACAATATTtggaataataatacacaACCAATAG gTGGATCATACATAAGATTGGAAGCTGAGTTTTTAAACCAATGTGCTCAAaacaataaaagtaaaaatacaaTACTAACTAAAGGAACAACGCGAATTAAATCCTCAAAGTAA
- the LOC100119111 gene encoding uncharacterized protein LOC100119111 translates to MEKPSNKEEEISAEFALSDALDNICQYFKIRDLINVSLVCKSWQETAKREIAKRGPERVLIPHIYCSDIRNGNSSFHVYDFLSAEPYVAILFVGPSLRERNNERILEFKILRAYKKYFPHHLIAVGVDESMMDEEIINSCPGMLGAPNGILGLFLPKHRDLTIKVASCIYNRSASYAEKIIEDISPDDKQLKSTLIIFCNSYQGYSLATQVLKHIKKRFVQKMYTLWGGVFDDDLKAIDCPTVDSIDNPKTAIFALSITGSNLESWSVVIDCRIKKQEVNEKLFYLRDNLRLRRRTIGLACGPRYVEDLSKNSHENMYLNSHELMHVIKKIFSRIPFISIFNYGYHSHFGVDSISDDGKQELAHQMAISLMILTYD, encoded by the exons ATGGAAAAACCTTCAAATAAAGAGGAAGAAATTAGTGCAGAATTTGCACTTAGTGATGCATTGGATAACATTTGtcagtattttaaaataagagACTTAATTAACGTTTCATTAGTTTGCAA ATCCTGGCAAGAAACAGCAAAACGAGAAATAGCAAAAAGAGGACCAGAACGAGTTTTGATACCACATATTTATTGTAGCGATATCAGAAATGGGAACTCAAGTTTTCATGTGTATGATTTCTTAAGCGCGGAACCATATGTAGCTATATTATTTGTTGGACCAAGTTTAAGAGAACGCAACAATGAAAGAATACTAGAATTTAAAA ttttacgTGCATATAAAAAGTACTTTCCGCATCATTTAATAGCTGTAGGTGTCGATGAATCTATGATGGACGAAGAAATCATAAATAGTTGTCCTGGTATGTTAGGAGCACCTAATGGTATCCTTGGATTATTCTTACCAAAGCATCGAGATTTGACAATTAAAGTTGCATCATGTATCTATAACAGATCTGCTTCTTAtgctgaaaaaataattgaagataTATCACCAGATGATAAGCAGTTAAAATCCACATTAATTATCTTTTGTAATTCTTACCAAGGTTATTCTTTAGCAACACAAGTTCTGaaacatattaaaaaaag ATTTGTACAAAAAATGTACACTTTGTGGGGTGGTGTTTTTGATGATGACTTAAAAGCAATTGACTGCCCAACAGTAGACAGTATTGATAATCCAAAAACAGCTATATTTGCTTTAAGTATAACAGGATCAAATCTTGAGTCTTGGTCTGTTGTTATAGACTgtagaattaaaaaacaagaagtaaatgaaaaattattttatttgcgAGATAATTTGAGATTACGACGACGGACAATAGGCTTAGCTTGTGGTCCTCGATACGTAGAAGATTTAAGCAAAAATTCTCATGAAAATATGTATCTGAATAGTCACGAATTAATGCATGTCATCAAGAAGATCTTTTCAAGAATCCCTTTTATTAGTATATTCAATTATGGATATCATAGTCATTTTGGAGTTGATTCAATCAGTGATG ATGGCAAACAAGAACTCGCTCATCAAATGGCTATATCTTTAATGATCCTAACTTATGATTGA
- the Farsb gene encoding phenylalanyl-tRNA synthetase, beta subunit, whose amino-acid sequence MPTVNVKRDLLFKALGKTYTDDEFQKLCFAFGLELDEVTSEQQMIAKEQGIEQTQGASDEILYKIDIPANRYDLLCLEGLATGLLVFLEKIPIPFYKAVKPKNVQRIEMKKACLQVRGHIVAAVLRNVTITQSAYDNFIDLQDKLHQNIGRKRSLVSIGTHDLDTIEGPFTYDAKPPKDIRFKPLNQDKEYTGEEIMDLYAHHAQLKQYLPIIKDSPVYPIIYDKNGVVLSLPPIINGDHSKITLNTKNIFIECTATDLTKAKIAVDTIVCAFSEYCSSKYEVEIVEVIYPDNKKFDSPDLKYRVEKISSKRATNYVGINQSPEQVAKLLTKMSLKTEVKDGDELHVQVSPTRHDIIHACDIYEDVAIGYGYNNIKKTIPKTPSIGKEFPLNKLTDQLRETMANAGFTEALTFSLCSREDIADKLGHDIKNVPAVHISNPKTLEFQVGRTTLLPGLLKTIVANRKMPLPMKLFEISDVILRDPKAEVGARNERRLCVVYYNKMARFEFVHGVLDRIMHILEVPWHSNKDNKGYHLRPLEDPTFFPHRCGEIVAYGNVIGKIGTLHPDVLTKFGLTIPCTSLEINIEPFL is encoded by the exons ATGCCGACAGTTAACGTTAAACGTGATTTGCTGTTCAAGGCTCTTGGAAAAACCTACA cCGAcgatgaatttcaaaaattatgtTTTGCATTTGGGCTTGAATTGGATGAAGTC aCAAGTGAGCAACAAATGATAGCTAAAGAACAAGGAATAGAGCAAACTCAAGGAGCATCTGATGAAATACTTTACAAAATTGATATTCCAGCTAATCGATATGATTTGTTGTGCTTAGAAGGTTTGGCTACAGGCCTTCTTGTATTTTTGGAAAA AATACCAATCCCTTTCTATAAGGCTGTTAAACcaaaaaatgtacaaaggattgaaatgaaaaaagct TGTTTACAAGTAAGAGGACATATAGTAGCAGCTGTGTTACGAAACGTTACCATCACACAAAGTGCTTACGATAATTTTATTGATCTTCAAGATAAATTACATCAGAATATCGGTAGAAAACGTTCATTAGTATCAATAGGTACTCATGACTTGGATACTATTGAGGGCCCATTTACTTATGATGCAAAACCTCCAAAGGATATTCGATTTAAACCATTGAATCAAGATAAAGAATATACTGGAGAGGAAATAATGGATTTATATGCG CATCATGCCCAATTGAAGCAGTATTTGCCTATTATTAAAGACAGTCCAGTTTATCCAATAATTTATGATAAGAATGGAGTTGTATTATCATTGCCTCCAATCATTAATGGAGATCATTCAAAAATAACCCTCAATACTAAGAACATATTTATTGAATGTACGGCAACTGATCTTACAAAG gCGAAAATTGCAGTTGACACAATAGTTTGTGCCTTCAGTGAATACTGTTCTTCAAAATACGAAGTAGAAATTGTAGAAGTCATTTATCCAGATAATAAGAAATTTGATAGTCCAGATCTAAAATACAGAGTCGAAAAAATAAGCAGTAAACGTGCTACAAATTATGTAGGAATCAA tcAGTCACCAGAACAAGTTGCAAAGCTTCTTACAAAAATGTCTTTAAAGACAGAAGTAAAAGATGGTGATGAATTACATGTACAGGTTTCTCCTACAAGACACGATATTATCCATGCATGTGATATTTATGAAGATGTTGCAATTGGTTAtggttataataatattaagaaAACTATTCCTAAAACTCCAAGTATTGGCAAAGAA TTCCCTCTCAACAAACTTACTGATCAATTGCGAGAAACTATGGCTAATGCTGGTTTTACAGAGGCCTTAACTTTTTCACTG tgTTCTAGGGAAGATATTGCAGATAAACTTGGTCATGATATTAAAAATGTGCCTGCTGTTCATATTTCCAATCCAAAAACTCTAGAATTTCAG gTGGGAAGGACAACTCTTTTGCCTGGTCTTTTAAAAACTATCGTTGCAAATAGAAAGATGCCACTTcctatgaaattatttgaAATCTCTGATGTTATACTACGAGATCCTAAGGCAGAAGTAGGAGCTCGAAATGAACGGCGCCTGTGTGTGGTATATTACAACAAAATGGCTAGGTTTGAATTTGTTCATGGAGTTCTTGACAGGATAATGCACATCCTTGAAGTTCCATGGCATTCAAATAAAGATAACAAAGGATATCATCTTAGGCCTTTAGAAG aTCCTACATTTTTCCCTCATCGCTGTGGAGAAATAGTAGCATATGGAAACGTTATCGGGAAAATTGGAACTCTTCATCCTGATGTGCTTACTAAATTTGGACTAACTATTCCTTGTACATCTTTAGAGATCAACATTGAaccatttttataa